TCACACCTAGAATCAATAATTGTTCTTTTTCTGAAAGTGTCAAGGTGGTTAAACAAGTTATAGGATACAATCTATTTTTATCAATTTTATCTTTTAAGTTATTCGTTTCAGGATAATCCCAACTCAATAATTCTAATCCAACACATTTAGCAAAAACAACAGCGTCTGATGTAAAACGATTATTGGTAACAATACAACATCTGGAAATCCTATCATTATTAGAAAATATCTTATATTCATTCTCTTTCAAATCATTAAAACGAGATAAAATATACATAGGTACTTTCACATCGGTAGCAGCATCTTTTCCTCCATGAAACTTACATTCGATCATGGTGACTATAGCACCTTGCTTAGCAATAACATCTATTTCGTGAGAAACACATTTGCCTTGCAAAACCAAACCTACTTTTGCCTGATACTTTTCTGAGAGAAAAAGTCTAGCAATAAATTTTTCGAAAAAAAAACCTTCAGGTCCCAATAACCGAATAGCTTCTCTTAAATTATATCGAGCAGCATGTGAATTGGATCCTTTTTTAAGAAGGCTAAAAGCCAATTTGTAAATCTGTTTTGTAGAAATCCCTTCATAAACTTCATCTTCAATCAGCTGTAAAACTTTATCAGCGACAGCAGGAGTCGCTCCCGATTTTAGAAGAGATTGCTTCAACTTTTCATGATTAAAGTCAACAATAGATCCTGAATGTTTTACAATTTTCATTACCCTCTAATTAGTGACTAATTCATTCAAACATCCATTAAAGATAATAAAAAAAGAATTATTTTTTCAGTTTTTGAAAATAAAACGCTGGTACAAAAAGAATTACAAACAAAGGTTGAATCAAAAAACGCCTTACATAAAATAGCAGTAAATTTTCCTGATTTTTAAAAAAATAAAGAATAGAGAAGAAAACGATTATCAGAATCACAAAAAGCAAAACATACAAAACTGCTGCAAATGAAATCATTTCTCTATCCTTAAAAAGAAGATAAAGAATACCCAACGAAAGTATCATATTTATAGAAAAGCGAAGTAATAACCCTAAAAAAAGTAATCCAGAATTAAACTCTGGCAAAGACGATTTTAAATAATTTCCTTTAAAATAAACCAAAAAAGGATCATAAAACCATTGGCATTCAAAAGCCCTTACAATTATTAATGCACACACTAATACAATGAGAAAAAAAATACGTGCTTTATTTTGGAGTACTTTATTTAGCATATTTCGAAAATTTATTAACCCAAATTACCCATAAAATAAAAACTATCCCATAAATTATTACTGGAAATAAAACACCATGGAGTAAATGTGTTTTTTCGGGAAAATAATACATCAAAACTATTAATACAGCTATACGAAGCACATTTAGAATATAAATCAATACAGTTCCACCAAAAATAAAAAGCAAAGTATTTTTTAAGCTTCCTGAGAAAGCCACAATAAAAGAAATAAATAAAATAATAACACTTATTCCGTTACAACCTTCCACAATCCGAACGATATATTGATTTTGAAAATACATCCTAACAAAAGGCTCACTAACAACACTTTCAGACTGAACACGCATAAAGAACCATGAAATTACCTTTTCAGAATTTTTGGCAACAACTTGTGTGATTGTATCTACAGTACTACTTCCGAAGCCACTCAAAAAAAACTGGTAGACGAAAGTTAGTAAAATATAGCAACCAAAAAAGCTAGCTAAAAAAACTAAAAAAGGTTTATACTCAACGAAATATTTTTTCAAAATTATTTTTTGCCAAATTTATGCAATTAAAGAATTAGCTTTAAATACTTTTGTAGAAAAAATAACAGAACATGACTTTTCAAGAATTACAACCAAAAATAAAGGAAATAACAACAAATACAGTACTTAACAGAGATGAAAAGCTTTTGACAATTTGTCAACTCTTGAGCGATTCTATTTCATACTACAATTGGGTAGGCTTTTATTTTGCCAATCACGAAACAAAAACACTACACCTTGGTCCTTATGTAGGTGCTGAAACTGATCATACAGTTATACCTTTTGGAAAAGGAATATGCGGACAAGTAGCGGTTTCGAATTCGAATTTTGTTGTTCCAGATGTTAGTGCTCAAGACAATTATATTGCTTGTAGTTTTACAGTAAAATCAGAGATTGTTGTACCACTTTTCGTAAATGGAGAAAATATTGGTCAAATTGACATTGACAGTCACGTAATTGACCCATTTACAGAAGCTGACGAAAATTTCTTAGAATTTGTAAATGAGGAGATTTCCAAATTATTTTAAGCTTTCAAAATAATTTATAATTCATAATTCATAATCCATAATTATTTTCTACTTTTGCACCCGTCTTACAATAGCTGTACGGCATACATAACAATCATTAAATAATATTCGAATGTATTTAACTAAAGAGATTAAAGAAGAAATCTTCGCTAAACACGGAGGAAAAGCAGAAAACACAGGATCTGCAGAAGGACAAATCGCGTTATTCACTTACAGAATTAGCCACCTTACTGAGCACTTGAAAAAAAATCGTCACGATTTTAACACTGAGCGTTCATTAGTACTATTAGTAGGTAAAAGAAGATCTTTGTTGGATTACTTGAAGAAAACAGAAATCAACAGATATCGTGAGATTATCAAAGTATTGGGTATTAGAAAATAATCAATATATGAAAAGAGGTGCGAAAGTGCCTCTTTTTTTTATTTCTCTTTTAGATTTAAAAAAAATATTTAAATTTAATAATTGTCATCAATTTTGAAAAAAATTGACATTTCAATAAAAAAAGTTTGGTTTTTCATTGGGTTTTAGGCATTAACTACGCAACAACTACAACTAACAACACAACTAAAACCCATTGTATAATCAATTAGAAAAAAAATTATGATTCCACAATTATTTGTAGAAAGCATCGATTTAGGTGATGGCAGAAGCATCACAATCGAGACAGGTCGTTTAGCAAAACAAGCAGACGGTTCTGTAGTAGTAAGAATTGGTAAAACTGTTATTTTAGGAACAGTAGTATCTTCAAGAAAAGCAAGCCCAGGTATTGACTTTTTGCCACTTACGGTAGATTACCGTGAAAAATTTGCTGCAGCGGGTCGTTTCCCTGGAGGTTTCTTCAAAAGAGAAGCAAGACCAAGCGATAGCGAAGTATTAACAATGAGATTAGTTGACCGTGTTTTACGTCCACTTTTCCCATCTGATTACCACGCAGAAGTACAAGTTATGATTCAGTTAATGTCTCATGACGATGAAGTTATGCCAGATGCATTAGCAGGTTTAGCAGCATCAGCAGCTTTAGCGTTATCTGATATTCCTTTTGAAACTTTAATCTCTGAAGCAAGAGTAGGTCGTATTGATGGAAAATTCATCATCAACCCATCTCGTGCACAATTAGAATTGTCTGATATTGACATGATGATTGGAGCTTCTACAGATTCTATCGCAATGGTAGAAGGAGAAATGAAAGAAATCTCAGAAGCAGAAATGGTAGAAGCAATTAAATTTGCTCACGAACACATCAAAGTACAAATTGCTGCTCAAGAAAGATTGGCTCAAGCTTTTGGAAAAAAAGAAGTTCGTACATACGAAAAAGAAAAATCAGACGAAGCTATTTACGCTAAAGTAAAAGCTGCGGCTTACGATAAAATTTACGCTATTGCAAGCAAAGGTTCAGCTAAACATGAACGTTCAGCTGCATTTGACGCTGTAAAAGAAGAAGTAAAAGCATTATTTACTGAAGAAGAATTGGCAGAAAACGGAGATTTAGTTTCTAAATATTTCTACAAAACCAATAAAGAAGCAGTTCGTAATGTAACTTTAGATTTAGGAACTCGTTTAGACGGAAGAAAAACTACAGAGATCAGACCAATTTGGAGTGAAGTAGATTACTTACCATCAGTACACGGTTCTGCATTGTTTACTCGTGGAGAAACTCAAGCATTGGCTACAGCAACTTTAGGAACTTCTAGAGAAGCTAATCAAATTGATTCACCATCTGAACAAGGAGAAGAAAAATTCTACTTACACTATAACTTCCCTCCATTTTCAACAGGAGAAGCTCGTCCGTTAAGAGGAACTTCAAGAAGAGAAGTTGGTCACGGAAACTTAGCTCAAAGAGCCCTAAAAAACATGATTCCTGCTGAAAATCCATACACTATAAGAGTTGTATCTGAGGTATTGGAATCAAATGGTTCATCTTCTATGGCTACGGTTTGTGCTGGAACATTAGCATTAATGGATGCAGGTATTCAAATGATTCGTCCTGTTTCTGGAATTGCAATGGGATTGATTACTGACGGAGATCGTTTTGCTGTTTTGTCTGATATTTTAGGTGATGAAGATCACTTAGGAGATATGGACTTTAAAGTAACTGGAACTTCTGAAGGAATTACAGCTTGTCAAATGGACATCAAAATTGATGGATTGAAATACGAAATCATGGAGCAAGCATTGGCTCAGGCTCGTGATGGACGTTTACATATCTTAGGAAAATTACTGGAAACGCTTGCAAAACCAAATGCAGATGTTAAAGCACATTCTCCAAAAATCATCACAAGAACTATTCCTGGAAACTTTATTGGAGCGTTAATCGGACCTGGTGGAAAAGTAATTCAAGAATTACAAAAAGCTACTGGTACTACTATCGTTATCAACGAGGTGGATGAGCAAGGTGTTATCGAAATTTTAGGAACTGATCCTGCTGGAATTGAAGCAGTATTGGCTAAAATTAAATCGATCACTTTCAAACCGCAAATGGGAGAAGCTTATGAGGTGAAAGTAATTAAAATATTAGATTTTGGTGCAGTTGTAGAATATACATCAGCTCCTGGAAACGAAGTTTTATTACACGTATCTGAATTAGCTTGGGAACGCACAGAAAACGTTACTGATGTTGTAAATATGGGTGATGTATTCCAAGTAAAATACTTAGGTGTTGACCCTAAAACTAAAAAAGAAAAAGTGTCAAGAAAAGCACTTTTGCAAAGACCTCCACGTGAGGAGAAAAAAGAGTAATCAGATCTTAGTTTACTAAAGGTTTATTTATAGAAAACCCCGTTTCATAATTATGAAACGGGGTTTTTCAGTTTTTTTCCATATACACTTGAACAAATTTATTTCCTTAACAAACATTCATTCTTAGCAAAAACACTTTCACCAACGCGACTACTTACTCATCTAAAACTCAATTCTCTTAACCTGCAAAAATATTTATAGTCTTTTTAACAGAATAAATCAATACTTTTATAAAAAATAATAAAAACATTACATTATATTCAAAGAAAAAAAATATCTTTAACCCGAAAATAATTAACAAATAATCTAAAAAATAAAAAAAATGAATTCAACAATTTCTATCCCTCCAGGAATACAAATTCCTGAAAAGACTTTTACTGAAAGTGGTACAATA
The Flavobacterium sp. 5 DNA segment above includes these coding regions:
- the xrtF gene encoding exosortase family protein XrtF — protein: MKKYFVEYKPFLVFLASFFGCYILLTFVYQFFLSGFGSSTVDTITQVVAKNSEKVISWFFMRVQSESVVSEPFVRMYFQNQYIVRIVEGCNGISVIILFISFIVAFSGSLKNTLLFIFGGTVLIYILNVLRIAVLIVLMYYFPEKTHLLHGVLFPVIIYGIVFILWVIWVNKFSKYAK
- a CDS encoding polyribonucleotide nucleotidyltransferase, whose product is MIPQLFVESIDLGDGRSITIETGRLAKQADGSVVVRIGKTVILGTVVSSRKASPGIDFLPLTVDYREKFAAAGRFPGGFFKREARPSDSEVLTMRLVDRVLRPLFPSDYHAEVQVMIQLMSHDDEVMPDALAGLAASAALALSDIPFETLISEARVGRIDGKFIINPSRAQLELSDIDMMIGASTDSIAMVEGEMKEISEAEMVEAIKFAHEHIKVQIAAQERLAQAFGKKEVRTYEKEKSDEAIYAKVKAAAYDKIYAIASKGSAKHERSAAFDAVKEEVKALFTEEELAENGDLVSKYFYKTNKEAVRNVTLDLGTRLDGRKTTEIRPIWSEVDYLPSVHGSALFTRGETQALATATLGTSREANQIDSPSEQGEEKFYLHYNFPPFSTGEARPLRGTSRREVGHGNLAQRALKNMIPAENPYTIRVVSEVLESNGSSSMATVCAGTLALMDAGIQMIRPVSGIAMGLITDGDRFAVLSDILGDEDHLGDMDFKVTGTSEGITACQMDIKIDGLKYEIMEQALAQARDGRLHILGKLLETLAKPNADVKAHSPKIITRTIPGNFIGALIGPGGKVIQELQKATGTTIVINEVDEQGVIEILGTDPAGIEAVLAKIKSITFKPQMGEAYEVKVIKILDFGAVVEYTSAPGNEVLLHVSELAWERTENVTDVVNMGDVFQVKYLGVDPKTKKEKVSRKALLQRPPREEKKE
- a CDS encoding exosortase F system-associated protein, which translates into the protein MLNKVLQNKARIFFLIVLVCALIIVRAFECQWFYDPFLVYFKGNYLKSSLPEFNSGLLFLGLLLRFSINMILSLGILYLLFKDREMISFAAVLYVLLFVILIIVFFSILYFFKNQENLLLFYVRRFLIQPLFVILFVPAFYFQKLKK
- the rpsO gene encoding 30S ribosomal protein S15 — its product is MYLTKEIKEEIFAKHGGKAENTGSAEGQIALFTYRISHLTEHLKKNRHDFNTERSLVLLVGKRRSLLDYLKKTEINRYREIIKVLGIRK
- a CDS encoding ATP cone domain-containing protein gives rise to the protein MKIVKHSGSIVDFNHEKLKQSLLKSGATPAVADKVLQLIEDEVYEGISTKQIYKLAFSLLKKGSNSHAARYNLREAIRLLGPEGFFFEKFIARLFLSEKYQAKVGLVLQGKCVSHEIDVIAKQGAIVTMIECKFHGGKDAATDVKVPMYILSRFNDLKENEYKIFSNNDRISRCCIVTNNRFTSDAVVFAKCVGLELLSWDYPETNNLKDKIDKNRLYPITCLTTLTLSEKEQLLILGVILVEDIIDDSLDLEKIGLNSRRIKNVLAEALQLCRSI
- a CDS encoding GAF domain-containing protein, with the translated sequence MTFQELQPKIKEITTNTVLNRDEKLLTICQLLSDSISYYNWVGFYFANHETKTLHLGPYVGAETDHTVIPFGKGICGQVAVSNSNFVVPDVSAQDNYIACSFTVKSEIVVPLFVNGENIGQIDIDSHVIDPFTEADENFLEFVNEEISKLF